The Syngnathus typhle isolate RoL2023-S1 ecotype Sweden linkage group LG11, RoL_Styp_1.0, whole genome shotgun sequence genome contains a region encoding:
- the LOC133161893 gene encoding RNA-binding motif, single-stranded-interacting protein 2-like — protein sequence MLLSVPPRAGINPYSGFNSRNSKKQTYASFGHQMAPPSPNNNNSSNSGGEQLSKTNLYIRGLHPGTTDQDLVKLCQPYGKIVSTKAILDKTTNKCKGYGFVDFDSPAAAQKAVTALKSSGVQAQMAKQQEQDPTNLYISNLPVSMDEQELESMLKSFGQVISTRILRDANGTSRGVGFARMESTEKCEAIIQHFNGKFIKTPPGLPVPTEPLLCKFADGGQKKRQNQGKYLPNGRPWARDGETGGMTLAYDPTALQNGFYSSSPYSLTPNRMIAQTSLSPYMHSPVSSYQVHSPSWMHHQSYLMQPAGTVLTPAMDHAMSIQPTSMMGPLAQQLSHLSLGSTGTYIPANTTMQGTYIPQYTPVPPSNVPVEENGGQQQQVAMETPAEHTNYSYQHTK from the exons CAGACCTATGCGTCTTTCGGCCACCAGATGGCTCCCCCTAgtcccaacaacaacaacagcagcaacagcggtGGCGAACAGCTAAGTAAAACCAACCTGTATATCCGCGGCCTTCATCCGGGTACTACGGACCAAGACCTGGTCAAGCTCTGCCAGCC GTATGGCAAGATTGTGTCGACCAAAGCCATTTTGGATAAAACTACCAATAAATGTAAAG GCTATGGCTTTGTGGACTTTGACAGTCCGGCAGCAGCTCAGAAAGCTGTTACGGCTCTGAAATCAAGTGGCGTCCAGGCGCAGATGGCCAAA CAACAAGAGCAGGACCCCACCAACCTGTACATCTCCAACCTGCCGGTGTCCATGGACGAGCAGGAGCTGGAGAGCATGCTCAAGTCCTTTGGCCAGGTCATTTCCACGCGCATTCTGCGAGACGCCAACGGGACCAGCCGCGGTGTGGGATTCGCCAG AATGGAGTCCACAGAGAAGTGTGAGGCCATAATTCAACATTTCAATGGCAAATTCATCAAGACTCCACCGGGACTTCCAG TGCCCACAGAGCCCTTATTATGTAAGTTTGCAGACGGAGGtcagaaaaaaagacagaaccAGGGGAAGTACCTCCCCAACGGAAGGCCCTGGGCCAGAGACGGAGAAACC GGAGGAATGACGCTTGCGTATGACCCCACAGCATTACAAAATGG CTTCTACTCGTCGTCGCCATACAGTCTGACTCCCAACCGGATGATCGCCCAGACGTCGCTCTCACCTTACATGCATTCTCCTGTCTCATCCTACCAG GTGCACAGCCCGTCCTGGATGCACCATCAGTCATACCTCATGCAGCCAGCT GGTACAGTTCTTACCCCAGCAATGGATCACGCTATGTCCATCCAGCCCACGTCTATGATGGGACCTCTCGCCCAGCAGCTAAGCCACCTGTCCCTGGGCAGCACGGGCACA TATATTCCGGCCAACACGACTATGCAAGGGACATACATCCCTCAGTACACCCCAGTGCCTCCCTCCAATGTCCCAGTAGAG GAGAATGGTGGCCAACAGCAacaggttgccatggaaaccccCGCAGAACACACAAACTACTCATACCAACACACCAAGTGA
- the faim2b gene encoding fas apoptotic inhibitory molecule 2b isoform X2, with the protein MKKAKVDNGNEPPTYQETVAGIEEMQVQFLWDDQTVRRTFIRKVYAILMVQLLVTVGIVALFTFCAPVRFFIQTHPSLYMASYLLFFVTYIALSCCGDLRRQVPWNIILLVIFTLSMAFMMGFVSSFYNTKSVMLCLGITAIVCFSITVFSFQSKVDVTSCQGILFSLCMVMLLGAIVLTAVPFGYIPWLQAIYAVFGAILFTLFLAFDTQMLLGNKRFSISPEEYVFATLSIYLDIIYLFSFLLQLAGGGRD; encoded by the exons ATGAAAAAGGCAAAG GTCGACAATGGCAATGAACCACCAACATATCAGGAAACGGTGGCAG GCATTGAGGAGATGCAGGTCCAGTTTTTGTGGGATGACCAGACCGTCAGGCGGACCTTCATCCGGAAG GTCTATGCCATTCTCATGGTCCAACTCTTAGTGACTGTGGGAATTGTTGCCCTCTTTACATTTTG cGCACCCGTCAGGTTCTTCATCCAGACTCACCCCAGCTTGTACATGGCATCTTA TCTCCTGTTCTTTGTCACATACATCGCTCTGTCCTGCTGTGGGGACTTGAG GAGGCAGGTTCCCTGGAACATCATTTTGTTAGTTATCTTT ACTTTAAGTATGGCCTTCATGATGGGATTTGTGTCGAG CTTTTACAACACCAAGTCGGTGATGCTGTGTTTGGGAATCACCGCCATTGTCTGCTTCTCTATCACCGTCTTCAGCTTCCAAAGCAAA GTTGACGTGACTTCCTGTCAAGGCATCCTGTTTTCGTTATGTATGGTCATGTTGCTGGGCGCCATCGTTCTCACCGCCGTGCCGTTTGGATAC ATTCCTTGGTTACAAGCCATTTACGCCGTCTTCGGAGCCATCCTCTTCACTCTG TTTCTGGCATTCGACACGCAGATGCTGCTTGGGAACAAGCGCTTCAGCATCAGTCCAGAAGAATATGTTTTTGCCACACTCAGCATCTACCTGGACATCATCTACCTGTTCAGCTTCCTGTTACAGCTCGCGGGAGGAGGTCGCGACTGA
- the faim2b gene encoding fas apoptotic inhibitory molecule 2b isoform X1, translated as MKKAKQVDNGNEPPTYQETVAGIEEMQVQFLWDDQTVRRTFIRKVYAILMVQLLVTVGIVALFTFCAPVRFFIQTHPSLYMASYLLFFVTYIALSCCGDLRRQVPWNIILLVIFTLSMAFMMGFVSSFYNTKSVMLCLGITAIVCFSITVFSFQSKVDVTSCQGILFSLCMVMLLGAIVLTAVPFGYIPWLQAIYAVFGAILFTLFLAFDTQMLLGNKRFSISPEEYVFATLSIYLDIIYLFSFLLQLAGGGRD; from the exons ATGAAAAAGGCAAAG CAGGTCGACAATGGCAATGAACCACCAACATATCAGGAAACGGTGGCAG GCATTGAGGAGATGCAGGTCCAGTTTTTGTGGGATGACCAGACCGTCAGGCGGACCTTCATCCGGAAG GTCTATGCCATTCTCATGGTCCAACTCTTAGTGACTGTGGGAATTGTTGCCCTCTTTACATTTTG cGCACCCGTCAGGTTCTTCATCCAGACTCACCCCAGCTTGTACATGGCATCTTA TCTCCTGTTCTTTGTCACATACATCGCTCTGTCCTGCTGTGGGGACTTGAG GAGGCAGGTTCCCTGGAACATCATTTTGTTAGTTATCTTT ACTTTAAGTATGGCCTTCATGATGGGATTTGTGTCGAG CTTTTACAACACCAAGTCGGTGATGCTGTGTTTGGGAATCACCGCCATTGTCTGCTTCTCTATCACCGTCTTCAGCTTCCAAAGCAAA GTTGACGTGACTTCCTGTCAAGGCATCCTGTTTTCGTTATGTATGGTCATGTTGCTGGGCGCCATCGTTCTCACCGCCGTGCCGTTTGGATAC ATTCCTTGGTTACAAGCCATTTACGCCGTCTTCGGAGCCATCCTCTTCACTCTG TTTCTGGCATTCGACACGCAGATGCTGCTTGGGAACAAGCGCTTCAGCATCAGTCCAGAAGAATATGTTTTTGCCACACTCAGCATCTACCTGGACATCATCTACCTGTTCAGCTTCCTGTTACAGCTCGCGGGAGGAGGTCGCGACTGA
- the nr1d4b gene encoding nuclear receptor subfamily 1, group D, member 4b has product MENSPGGGVILYAGSSGSASPSPGSPSSGYQTQSPSSHSQPSSPEGISFQEIGAMKQRGEQRGGTPSPKMVFQFPEVNNAPAAQVTTVSSATYSHPTVAKRPCGFTSTFPKTGGMVLLCKVCGDIASGFHYGVHACEGCKGFFRRSIQQNIHYKMCVKNENCLIMRMNRNRCQHCRFKKCLSVGMSRDAVRFGRIPKREKQRLLDEMQSYMNSLNESASMEMEMSPPSDTHCSPKNQTNEGAGSAMQSYQSDLINSERKTLKRPASNSNIGATFHNAPAQVQDAAPAQARHTFQGDLTSGYGVPSKCPVAHSNNDNTSNNNANTSKYNFSNQNQCPVRGGLSSQHFAGNQKTDSQNQNSCPWKLNGGAKVLACPLNSCPVAPASRSSQEMWESFSQCFTPAVKEVVEFAKSIPGFQTLSQQDQVMLLKSGTFQVLMVRFCSLFDPKERTVTFLNGQTYSLASLRALGMGVLLDAMFDFSEKLASLGLEPDEMALFMAVVLVSADRSGIVDVGAVEQLQENLIKALRTLITSRRPDDSTLFPKLLLRLPDLRTLNNQHSDKLLAFRIDP; this is encoded by the exons ATGGAGAACAGCCCCGGAG GTGGTGTCATCCTTTATGCCGGCTCCTCTGGCAGTGCCAGCCCAAGTCCTGGCAGCCCATCCAGTGGATACCAAACCCAGTCGCCCTCCTCCCACTCGCAACCCTCATCCCCAGAGGGTATCTCCTTTCAGGAGATTGGGGCCATGAAGCAGCGAGGGGAGCAAAGGGGAGGGACGCCTTCCCCGAAAATGGTCTTCCAATTTCCAGAAGTCAACAATGCTCCAGCTGCCCAAGTTACAACTGTGTCATCGGCCACCTACAGCCATCCCACAGTGGCCAAAAGACCTTGTGGCTTTACTAGCACCTTCCCAA AAACCGGAGGGATGGTGCTTCTATGCAAAGTGTGTGGGGACATCGCATCCGGATTCCATTACGGCGTCCACGCCTGTGAGGGCTGCAAG GGTTTTTTCAGACGCAGCATTCAGCAGAATATCCACTACAAGATGTGCGTGAAGAATGAAAACTGTCTCATCATGCGCATGAACCGAAATCGCTGCCAACACTGCCGCTTTAAGAAGTGTCTCTCCGTGGGCATGTCCAGAGATG CTGTGCGTTTTGGTCGCATTCCCAAACGGGAGAAACAGAGACTCTTGGATGAGATGCAAAGCTATATGAACAGTCTAAATGAATCCGCCTCCATGGAGATGGAGATGTCACCTCCCTCCGACACCCACTGCAGCCCAAAGAACCAGACCAACGAAGGAGCGGGCTCCGCAATGCAGTCGTACCAGAGCGACTTAATAAACAGCGAGAGGAAAACGCTCAAGAGACCCGCCAGCAACAGCAACATCGGAGCTACTTTCCACAACGCTCCTGCGCAGGTGCAGGACGCGGCCCCAGCACAGGCGCGCCACACGTTCCAGGGAGACCTGACATCGGGATACGGCGTCCCCTCCAAGTGTCCCGTCGCCCACAGCAACAACGACAACACATCCAATAATAACGCCAACACTTCCAAGTACAACTTCAGCAATCAAAATCAGTGTCCCGTTCGTGGCGGCCTTTCATCTCAGCACTTTGCGGGCAATCAGAAGACTGATTCTCAGAACCAAAATTCCTGTCCTTGGAAACTAAACGGTGGAGCCAAAGTCTTG GCATGTCCGCTCAACTCTTGTCCGGTGGCTCCGGCCAGTCGCTCCAGTCAGGAAATGTGGGAGTCCTTTTCGCAGTGTTTCACCCCTGCCGTCAAAGAAGTGGTGGAGTTCGCAAAGAGCATACCGGGCTTCCAGACTCTCAGCCAACAAGACCAAGTCATGCTACTCAAATCTGGCACTTTCCAG GTGCTGATGGTGAGGTTCTGCTCATTATTTGACCCCAAGGAGAGGACCGTGACCTTCCTCAATGGGCAGACATACTCCCTGGCATCGTTACGGGCGCTGGGCATGGGTGTTTTACTGGACGCCATGTTTGATTTCAGCGAAAAGCTCGCCTCTCTGGGTTTGGAACCAGACGAGATGGCTCTTTTCATGGCCGTCGTGCTTGTTTCAGCTG ATCGTTCCGGTATCGTGGATGTGGGAGCGGTCGAGCAACTGCAGGAGAACCTAATCAAAGCTCTGCGCACACTAATTACGAGTCGCCGGCCGGACGACAGCACCCTCTTCCCCAAGCTGCTGCTACGTCTGCCGGACCTGCGAACCTTGAACAACCAGCACTCTGACAAGCTTTTAGCGTTCCGCATTGATCCGTAA